From one Pseudomonas sp. S35 genomic stretch:
- a CDS encoding acyl-CoA dehydrogenase → MAGKASFNWIDPLLLDQQLTEEERMVRDSAEQFAQDKLAPRVLEAFRHEKTDPAIFREMGETGLLGAMIPEQYGGSGLNYVSYGLIAREVERVDSGYRSMMSVQSSLVMVPINEFGTEAQKQKYLPKLASGEWIGCFGLTEPNHGSDPGAMITRARKVDGGYSLTGAKMWITNSPIADVFVVWGKDDAGDIRGFVLEKGWKGLSAPAIHGKVGLRASITGEIVMDNVFVPQENIFPDVRGLKGPFTCLNSARYGISWGALGAAEFCWHTARQYTLDRQQFGRPLAATQLIQKKLADMQTEITLALQGCLRLGRMKDEGTAAVEITSIMKRNSCGKSLDIARMARDMLGGNGISDEFGVARHLVNLEVVNTYEGTHDVHALILGRAQTGLQAFY, encoded by the coding sequence ATGGCTGGCAAGGCAAGCTTCAACTGGATCGATCCACTGCTTCTGGACCAACAGCTCACCGAAGAAGAGCGCATGGTGCGCGACAGTGCTGAGCAATTCGCCCAGGACAAGCTGGCACCGCGCGTGCTCGAAGCTTTCCGTCATGAAAAGACCGACCCTGCAATCTTCCGTGAGATGGGCGAAACCGGTTTGCTGGGGGCGATGATTCCCGAGCAGTACGGTGGTAGCGGCCTGAACTACGTCAGTTACGGGTTGATTGCGCGGGAAGTGGAGCGCGTCGACTCCGGTTACCGCTCGATGATGAGTGTGCAGTCGTCCCTGGTGATGGTGCCTATCAATGAGTTCGGCACCGAGGCGCAAAAACAGAAGTACTTGCCGAAACTGGCGTCCGGCGAATGGATCGGCTGTTTTGGTCTGACCGAGCCCAACCATGGTTCCGATCCGGGCGCGATGATCACCCGTGCGCGCAAAGTGGATGGCGGCTACAGCCTGACGGGCGCGAAGATGTGGATCACCAATAGCCCTATCGCGGACGTGTTCGTGGTGTGGGGCAAGGACGACGCCGGCGATATACGCGGTTTTGTCCTGGAGAAAGGCTGGAAGGGCCTGAGTGCGCCGGCGATTCACGGCAAGGTCGGCCTGCGTGCCTCCATCACGGGTGAGATCGTGATGGATAACGTGTTCGTCCCGCAAGAAAACATTTTCCCGGATGTACGGGGCCTGAAAGGTCCTTTCACCTGCCTCAACTCGGCGCGTTACGGTATCTCTTGGGGCGCGCTGGGCGCTGCGGAGTTCTGCTGGCACACCGCTCGCCAGTACACCCTTGATCGGCAGCAGTTCGGTCGTCCCTTGGCGGCAACCCAGTTGATCCAGAAGAAGCTGGCCGACATGCAGACCGAGATCACCTTGGCCTTGCAGGGCTGCCTGCGCCTGGGGCGCATGAAGGACGAAGGTACGGCGGCGGTAGAGATTACCTCGATCATGAAGCGCAATTCCTGCGGCAAGTCGCTGGATATTGCCCGTATGGCGCGGGATATGTTGGGCGGCAACGGCATTTCTGACGAGTTCGGTGTGGCGCGTCACCTGGTGAACCTGGAAGTGGTGAACACTTACGAGGGTACTCACGATGTGCACGCCTTGATTCTGGGTCGTGCGCAAACCGGTCTTCAGGCGTTCTATTAA
- a CDS encoding NAD(P)(+) transhydrogenase (Re/Si-specific) subunit beta codes for MSMNLVTTLYLIASICFIQALKGLSHPTTSRRGNLFGMLGMALAVLTTVGLIYKLGAELATAGIGYVIVGLLVGGTAGSIMAKRVEMTKMPELVAFMHSMIGLAAVFIAIAAVVEPQSLGIVKHLGDAIPAGNRLELFLGAAIGAITFSGSVIAFGKLSGKYKFRLFQGAPVQFGGQHKLNLVLGLLTLGLGLAFMFTGNLTAFALMLALAFVLGVLIIIPIGGADMPVVVSMLNSYSGWAAAGIGFSLNNSMLIIAGSLVGSSGAILSYIMCKAMNRSFFNVLLGGFGNAPDAGAAAGSKEARPVKSGSADDATFLLTNADTVIIVPGYGLAVARAQHALKELTEKLTHRGVTVKYAIHPVAGRMPGHMNVLLAEAEVPYDQVFEMEDINSEFGQADVVLVLGANDVVNPAAKNDPNSPIAGMPILEAFKAKTIIVNKRSMASGYAGLDNELFYLDKTMMVFGDAKKVIEDMVKAVE; via the coding sequence ATGAGCATGAATCTGGTAACGACGCTCTACCTGATCGCGTCGATCTGTTTCATCCAGGCCCTCAAAGGCCTGTCGCACCCGACCACCTCGCGGCGCGGCAACCTGTTCGGCATGCTCGGCATGGCGCTGGCGGTGCTCACCACCGTGGGCCTGATCTATAAGCTCGGCGCTGAGCTGGCCACGGCTGGTATCGGCTACGTGATTGTCGGCCTGCTGGTCGGCGGTACCGCCGGCTCGATCATGGCCAAGCGCGTAGAAATGACCAAGATGCCCGAACTGGTGGCGTTCATGCATAGCATGATCGGCCTGGCGGCGGTGTTCATTGCGATTGCCGCCGTGGTTGAGCCGCAATCGCTGGGCATCGTCAAACACTTGGGCGACGCGATCCCTGCGGGCAACCGTCTGGAACTGTTCCTCGGTGCAGCCATCGGTGCCATCACCTTCTCGGGTTCGGTGATCGCCTTCGGCAAACTGTCGGGCAAGTACAAGTTCCGCCTGTTCCAGGGCGCACCGGTACAGTTCGGTGGCCAGCACAAGCTGAACCTGGTGCTTGGGCTGCTCACGCTGGGCCTGGGCCTGGCGTTCATGTTCACCGGCAACCTCACCGCCTTCGCCCTGATGCTGGCCCTGGCGTTCGTGCTCGGTGTGCTGATCATCATCCCGATTGGCGGCGCCGATATGCCGGTGGTCGTCTCGATGCTCAACAGTTATTCCGGCTGGGCCGCAGCGGGTATCGGCTTCTCGCTGAACAACTCGATGCTGATCATCGCCGGCTCCCTGGTGGGCTCCAGCGGCGCGATCCTGTCGTACATCATGTGCAAGGCGATGAACCGCTCCTTCTTTAATGTACTGCTCGGCGGTTTCGGCAATGCGCCGGATGCGGGTGCCGCTGCCGGTTCCAAAGAAGCACGCCCGGTCAAATCCGGCTCGGCTGATGACGCAACCTTCCTGCTGACCAATGCCGACACCGTGATCATCGTCCCAGGCTACGGCCTGGCGGTGGCACGCGCACAGCATGCGTTGAAAGAGCTGACAGAAAAGCTCACCCATCGCGGCGTGACCGTGAAGTACGCGATCCACCCGGTGGCAGGTCGCATGCCCGGCCATATGAACGTCCTCCTGGCCGAGGCAGAAGTGCCTTACGACCAGGTGTTCGAAATGGAAGACATCAACTCCGAATTCGGCCAGGCCGACGTAGTACTGGTGCTCGGCGCCAACGACGTGGTCAACCCGGCCGCCAAGAACGACCCGAACTCGCCGATTGCCGGCATGCCGATCCTCGAAGCGTTCAAGGCCAAGACCATCATCGTCAACAAGCGCTCGATGGCCAGTGGTTATGCCGGCCTGGATAACGAACTGTTCTACCTGGACAAGACCATGATGGTCTTTGGTGACGCCAAGAAGGTCATCGAAGACATGGTCAAAGCCGTCGAGTAA
- a CDS encoding Re/Si-specific NAD(P)(+) transhydrogenase subunit alpha, whose protein sequence is MHIGVPLETQTGETRVAATPETIKKLIGQGHKVTVQSGAGIKASVLDSAYETAGATIGSASDAFGAELILKVVAPTDSELALIKSGTVLVGMLNPFSNETIAKLAGQGITAFALEAAPRTSRAQSLDVLSSQANIAGYKAVLLAAHHYPRFMPMLMTAAGTVKAARVLILGAGVAGLQAIATAKRLGAVIEASDVRPAVKEQIESLGAKFVDVPYETDEERECAVGVGGYARPMPTSWMQRQALAVHERAKQADIVITTALIPGRKAPTLLSAETVAQMKPGSVVIDLAAAQGGNCPLTVADETVVENGVIICGPTNLAGAVAADASALYARNLLDFLKLVFNKEGQFELNLEDDIVAACLMCRDGQVIRKNA, encoded by the coding sequence GTGCACATTGGTGTTCCTCTCGAAACCCAGACCGGTGAAACGCGGGTGGCTGCCACCCCGGAAACCATCAAAAAGCTGATCGGCCAGGGCCATAAGGTCACTGTACAAAGCGGCGCAGGCATTAAAGCCAGCGTCCTCGACAGTGCCTACGAAACGGCAGGCGCAACCATTGGCAGCGCCAGCGATGCGTTTGGCGCCGAACTGATCCTCAAGGTGGTGGCGCCCACCGACAGCGAACTAGCGCTGATCAAAAGCGGCACCGTGCTGGTGGGCATGCTCAACCCGTTCAGCAACGAAACCATCGCCAAGCTGGCCGGGCAGGGCATTACCGCCTTTGCACTCGAAGCCGCGCCACGCACCTCGCGGGCACAGAGCCTCGATGTGTTGTCCTCGCAAGCCAACATCGCCGGTTACAAAGCCGTGCTGCTGGCTGCTCATCACTATCCGCGCTTCATGCCGATGCTGATGACCGCTGCCGGTACCGTCAAAGCCGCACGCGTGCTGATCCTCGGCGCCGGTGTTGCTGGCTTGCAGGCCATCGCCACAGCGAAACGTCTGGGTGCGGTGATCGAAGCGTCTGACGTACGCCCGGCGGTAAAAGAGCAGATCGAGTCCCTTGGCGCCAAGTTCGTCGACGTGCCCTACGAAACTGATGAAGAGCGCGAATGCGCCGTCGGTGTTGGCGGCTATGCGCGCCCCATGCCCACCAGCTGGATGCAGCGCCAGGCCCTGGCCGTGCACGAGCGCGCCAAACAAGCCGACATCGTTATCACCACCGCGCTGATCCCGGGCCGCAAGGCACCGACCTTGCTCAGTGCAGAGACCGTCGCGCAGATGAAACCCGGCTCGGTGGTCATCGACCTCGCCGCCGCCCAAGGCGGTAACTGCCCGCTGACCGTGGCCGATGAAACCGTCGTGGAAAACGGCGTGATCATCTGCGGCCCGACCAACCTGGCCGGCGCCGTCGCCGCCGACGCGTCAGCCTTGTACGCGCGCAACCTGCTGGACTTCCTGAAGCTGGTCTTCAACAAGGAAGGGCAGTTTGAACTCAACCTCGAAGACGACATTGTCGCCGCGTGCCTGATGTGCCGCGACGGCCAAGTCATCCGCAAAAACGCCTAA
- a CDS encoding SRPBCC family protein, translating into MKPLQPDTLIRNPEGVPIVASVVIDCDASRLWNMVGQFAGFDVFIPALTHIDMIGTGVGALRTKFFRDGNCVVEQLNSRDEHAMHMTWTTIYNTLGVARLWAAITVDALGAHSSRVTWTIIAEPIDTAQGGFEQFVQGFADSALDNVRRLLGKQ; encoded by the coding sequence ATGAAACCGCTGCAACCCGATACGTTAATTCGCAACCCTGAAGGCGTGCCCATAGTGGCCTCTGTCGTGATCGACTGCGACGCCTCGCGCCTGTGGAACATGGTGGGACAGTTTGCAGGCTTCGATGTGTTCATCCCTGCCCTGACGCATATCGACATGATCGGCACCGGCGTGGGCGCTCTGCGCACGAAGTTCTTCCGAGATGGCAACTGCGTGGTGGAACAACTCAACAGCCGGGACGAGCACGCCATGCACATGACCTGGACCACAATCTACAACACCCTGGGCGTAGCCAGGCTGTGGGCCGCGATCACCGTAGACGCACTTGGCGCGCACAGTTCCAGGGTGACCTGGACCATCATTGCCGAGCCCATAGACACGGCGCAGGGAGGTTTTGAGCAGTTTGTGCAAGGGTTCGCCGACAGCGCGCTGGACAACGTGCGCCGCTTGTTGGGCAAGCAGTAG
- a CDS encoding LysR family transcriptional regulator, giving the protein MRRKIPSTTALVSFEAAARHESFTKAAHELSITQGAICRQIASLEEFLSVELFRRSRRGVKLTEAGLSYSRRVATQLDAVERDTLSVMGQQGANTIELAVVPTFGTQWLIPRLKDFQRQHPEVTVNLTNRTRPFLFADTEFDAAIYFGDADWSGTESHRLMGENPVPVCSPRLLDDGKRFTPQQIAELPLLQQTTRPYAWRQWFNAQQLSVPRDMTGPRYELFSMLSQAAMHDMGIALIPPFLIQRELDEHQLVIASPEALTSSKAYYLMIPDRKVESASLQAFRDWLIDQSQRYSPNN; this is encoded by the coding sequence ATGCGCCGAAAAATCCCCAGCACCACCGCCCTTGTCAGCTTTGAAGCGGCAGCCCGCCACGAAAGCTTTACCAAGGCTGCGCACGAGCTCTCCATTACCCAGGGCGCCATTTGTCGACAGATCGCCAGCCTTGAGGAGTTTTTGAGTGTCGAGTTGTTTCGACGCTCACGGCGCGGGGTGAAGCTGACAGAAGCGGGACTGTCCTACAGCCGCAGGGTGGCGACCCAGTTGGATGCAGTAGAACGCGACACCTTGTCGGTTATGGGCCAACAGGGCGCCAACACCATCGAGTTGGCCGTAGTGCCCACGTTTGGCACGCAATGGCTAATCCCTCGCCTGAAAGATTTTCAACGCCAGCACCCAGAGGTGACTGTGAACCTGACCAACCGCACGCGCCCCTTTCTGTTCGCCGATACCGAGTTCGACGCGGCGATTTACTTTGGCGACGCTGACTGGTCCGGTACCGAGTCCCACCGGCTGATGGGAGAAAATCCCGTCCCGGTGTGCAGCCCGCGCCTTTTGGATGACGGCAAGCGATTCACTCCACAGCAGATCGCGGAACTGCCACTGCTTCAGCAGACCACCCGCCCATATGCCTGGCGCCAATGGTTCAACGCCCAGCAGCTAAGCGTGCCACGCGACATGACAGGCCCGCGTTACGAGCTATTCTCGATGCTGTCCCAGGCCGCCATGCACGACATGGGCATTGCGCTGATCCCACCGTTCCTTATTCAGCGAGAGCTGGACGAGCACCAACTCGTGATCGCCAGCCCGGAGGCGCTAACCAGCTCGAAGGCTTATTACCTGATGATTCCTGACAGAAAAGTCGAATCAGCCTCACTGCAGGCGTTCCGGGACTGGCTGATTGATCAATCCCAGCGTTATAGCCCCAACAATTAA
- a CDS encoding CaiB/BaiF CoA-transferase family protein, producing MGALSHLRVLDLSRVLAGPWSGQILADLGAEVIKVERPGNGDDTRAWGPPFLKDALGENTSEAAYYLSANRNKESVTIDFTRPEGQKLVRDLAAKSDILIENFKVGGLAAYGLDYESLKAVNPELIYCSITGFGQTGPYATRAGYDFMIQGLGGLMSLTGRPEGDEGAGPVKVGVALTDILTGLYSTVAILAALAHRDHDGGGQHIDMALLDVQVACLANQAMNYLTTGVSPKRLGNAHPNIVPYQDFPTADGDFILTVGNDGQFRKFAEVAGQPQWADDPRFSTNKVRVANRAELIPLIRQATVFKTTGEWVAALERVGVPCGPINDLAQVFADPQVKARGLALQLPHALAGMVPQVASPIRLSKTPVEYRRAPPLLGEHTAQVLQGILGLAPANVAELREAGVI from the coding sequence ATGGGCGCGCTGTCGCATCTACGGGTACTGGATTTGTCGCGAGTATTGGCCGGGCCTTGGTCGGGTCAGATTCTTGCGGACCTTGGGGCTGAGGTGATCAAGGTCGAGCGTCCCGGTAACGGTGACGACACGCGCGCTTGGGGGCCGCCCTTCCTAAAGGATGCGCTTGGCGAGAACACCAGTGAGGCGGCGTATTACTTGTCCGCCAACCGGAATAAAGAGTCGGTGACTATCGACTTCACGCGGCCGGAGGGGCAGAAGCTGGTGCGGGATCTGGCGGCGAAGTCCGACATCCTGATCGAGAACTTCAAAGTGGGTGGTCTGGCGGCGTACGGGCTGGACTATGAGTCGCTCAAGGCGGTCAACCCGGAGTTGATCTACTGCTCGATCACGGGCTTCGGCCAGACCGGGCCGTATGCGACGCGTGCGGGCTATGACTTCATGATCCAGGGGCTGGGCGGGCTGATGAGTCTGACCGGTCGGCCGGAGGGTGACGAAGGTGCTGGGCCGGTGAAGGTGGGCGTGGCACTGACTGACATTCTCACGGGGCTCTACTCGACGGTGGCCATTCTTGCTGCGTTGGCGCATCGCGATCATGACGGTGGTGGGCAGCATATCGATATGGCGTTGCTCGATGTGCAGGTGGCCTGCCTGGCGAACCAGGCGATGAATTACCTGACGACGGGAGTGTCGCCAAAGCGTTTGGGTAATGCTCATCCGAATATCGTGCCTTACCAGGACTTTCCTACAGCCGACGGTGACTTCATCCTGACGGTGGGCAATGACGGGCAGTTTCGCAAGTTCGCTGAGGTGGCTGGGCAACCGCAGTGGGCCGATGACCCGCGGTTCTCCACTAATAAGGTGCGGGTGGCCAACCGTGCGGAGCTGATTCCGTTGATTCGCCAGGCGACCGTCTTCAAGACGACAGGCGAGTGGGTGGCGGCGCTGGAGCGTGTGGGGGTGCCTTGCGGGCCAATCAATGACCTCGCACAGGTGTTTGCCGACCCTCAGGTCAAGGCGCGTGGGCTGGCACTGCAGTTGCCTCACGCGTTGGCGGGGATGGTGCCGCAGGTTGCCAGCCCGATTCGTCTCTCCAAGACCCCTGTTGAGTACCGTCGTGCACCTCCTTTATTGGGCGAGCATACGGCTCAGGTGCTGCAGGGTATTTTGGGGCTGGCGCCAGCGAATGTGGCTGAGTTGAGAGAGGCAGGAGTGATTTAG
- a CDS encoding methyl-accepting chemotaxis protein, whose amino-acid sequence MNLKFSHKILLAASGVVVLAFALFTLYNDYLQRSTIKQNLESSIQQSGELTASSVQNWLSGRILVLESLTQNVAHQGNAVDLPGLVDQPAFTSNFQFTYVGQTNGVFTQRPDAKMPDGYDPRQRPWYKQAVAADKPMLTPPYMAAVGGQIVTIAMPVKKNGELLGVVGGDLSLQTLVKIINSVDFGGIGHAFLVSGDGQVIVSPDEDQVMKNLKDIYPGTNVRIEKLNQDVVLKGQDRILSFTPISGLPGADWYIGLSIDKDKAYAPLGKFRTSALIAMLIAVVAIAVLLSLLIQVLLRPLTTMGVAMQDIAQGEGDLTRRLAVTSKDEFGEVGSAFNRFVERIHASISEVSSATRQVHDLSQRVMASSNASIIGSDEQSARTNSVAAAINELGAATQEIARNAADASQHASGASEQADDGRKVVEQTIRAMSELSQKISLSCTQIETLNASTDNIGHILDVIKGISQQTNLLALNAAIEAARAGEAGRGFAVVADEVRNLAHRTQESAEEIHKMITSLQVGSREAVTTMNASQASSEESVEVANQAGERLVSVTQRIVEIDGMNQSVAAATEEQTAVVETLNVDINQINLLNQQGVTNLNETLKDCDALSQQANRLKQLVDSFKI is encoded by the coding sequence ATGAATCTCAAGTTCAGTCATAAAATCTTGTTGGCCGCGTCAGGCGTTGTGGTTCTAGCCTTTGCGTTGTTTACCCTTTACAACGACTACCTCCAGCGCAGCACCATTAAGCAGAACCTGGAGTCATCCATTCAGCAGTCGGGTGAACTCACTGCCAGCAGCGTGCAGAACTGGCTCAGTGGCCGAATATTGGTGCTTGAAAGCCTGACGCAAAACGTTGCCCACCAAGGCAATGCGGTAGACCTCCCTGGGCTGGTCGATCAACCCGCGTTCACCTCGAATTTCCAGTTCACCTATGTTGGCCAAACCAACGGTGTGTTCACCCAGCGTCCGGACGCTAAAATGCCCGACGGCTATGACCCCCGTCAGCGCCCTTGGTACAAACAAGCCGTGGCTGCCGATAAGCCTATGCTTACACCGCCCTATATGGCCGCGGTGGGTGGTCAGATCGTTACCATCGCTATGCCGGTGAAAAAGAACGGCGAGCTGCTCGGCGTGGTCGGTGGTGACCTGAGCCTGCAAACCCTGGTGAAGATCATCAATTCGGTGGATTTCGGCGGCATCGGCCATGCGTTTCTGGTCAGTGGCGATGGCCAGGTCATCGTCAGCCCTGACGAGGACCAGGTGATGAAAAACCTCAAGGACATCTACCCAGGCACTAATGTCCGTATCGAAAAGCTCAACCAGGACGTCGTCCTCAAGGGGCAGGATCGCATTCTGTCGTTCACCCCTATCAGCGGCTTGCCCGGTGCAGATTGGTATATCGGCCTGTCGATCGATAAAGACAAGGCCTACGCACCGCTGGGTAAATTCCGCACTTCTGCGCTGATTGCCATGTTGATTGCCGTGGTCGCGATTGCGGTGCTCTTGAGCCTGTTGATTCAAGTGTTGCTGCGCCCCCTCACGACGATGGGTGTTGCCATGCAGGATATCGCTCAGGGCGAGGGTGACCTGACCCGCCGCCTGGCCGTGACCAGTAAAGATGAATTCGGTGAGGTAGGCAGTGCGTTCAACCGATTCGTAGAGCGTATCCATGCTTCGATTTCCGAAGTGTCTTCCGCAACACGACAAGTGCACGACCTGTCCCAGCGCGTGATGGCATCTTCCAACGCCTCGATCATCGGCTCCGACGAGCAGAGCGCGCGTACCAACAGCGTGGCCGCAGCGATCAACGAACTGGGTGCGGCTACCCAGGAAATCGCGCGTAATGCCGCCGATGCGTCGCAGCACGCGAGCGGTGCCAGCGAGCAAGCCGACGATGGCCGCAAAGTGGTCGAGCAAACCATTCGGGCAATGTCGGAGCTGTCGCAGAAGATCAGCCTGTCTTGCACTCAGATCGAGACTCTGAACGCGAGCACCGATAACATCGGCCATATTCTCGATGTGATCAAAGGCATCTCCCAGCAAACCAACTTGCTCGCCCTCAACGCCGCCATCGAAGCTGCGCGGGCAGGGGAAGCCGGGCGCGGGTTTGCCGTGGTGGCCGATGAAGTGCGCAACCTGGCCCACCGTACCCAGGAGTCGGCCGAAGAGATTCATAAGATGATCACGTCGCTGCAGGTGGGGTCGCGTGAAGCGGTGACCACCATGAATGCCAGCCAGGCTTCCAGCGAAGAGAGCGTTGAAGTCGCCAACCAAGCCGGTGAGCGCCTGGTCAGTGTGACGCAGCGGATCGTCGAGATCGATGGCATGAACCAGTCCGTCGCGGCGGCCACTGAAGAACAGACTGCCGTGGTGGAAACCCTCAACGTCGACATCAACCAGATCAACCTGCTGAACCAGCAGGGCGTGACCAACCTCAACGAAACCTTGAAAGACTGCGATGCGTTGTCACAACAGGCCAATCGCTTGAAGCAGTTGGTCGACAGCTTCAAGATCTGA
- a CDS encoding NAD(P) transhydrogenase subunit alpha: MEELISPGIYNLIIFVLAIYVGYHVVWNVTPALHTPLMAVTNAISAIVIVGAMLAAALTVTPLGKTMGTLAVALAAVNVFGGFLVTRRMLEMFKKKAPKAVKEEVQK, translated from the coding sequence ATGGAAGAGCTTATCTCCCCCGGTATCTACAACCTGATCATCTTTGTGCTGGCGATTTATGTCGGTTACCACGTGGTCTGGAACGTAACACCCGCGCTGCACACGCCACTGATGGCGGTGACCAACGCGATTTCCGCGATTGTGATCGTCGGCGCCATGCTGGCTGCGGCCCTCACTGTTACGCCATTGGGCAAGACCATGGGCACCCTGGCGGTCGCTCTGGCGGCGGTCAATGTGTTCGGCGGCTTCCTGGTGACGCGTAGGATGCTTGAGATGTTCAAGAAGAAAGCGCCCAAAGCTGTGAAAGAAGAGGTGCAGAAGTAA